The proteins below are encoded in one region of Candidatus Methylomirabilota bacterium:
- the gspG gene encoding type II secretion system major pseudopilin GspG yields MRRLAGTGQSLRSSLRAIGSSRGFSLIELLVVIIILGLLAGLVGPRLFSRVGQSKQAAARAQIELFSAALDQYRLDVGSYPPAGAGLEALVSNQNVPNWNGPYLKKNVVPVDPWGKPYLYKCCPGDHGDFDIWSLGADGAPGGDGENADVTLWSVK; encoded by the coding sequence ATGAGGCGCCTCGCCGGCACAGGGCAATCCCTGAGGTCGAGCCTCCGGGCAATCGGCAGTTCGCGCGGCTTTTCCCTGATCGAGCTGCTCGTGGTGATCATCATCCTGGGCCTGCTGGCCGGCCTCGTGGGCCCGCGCCTCTTTTCCCGCGTGGGCCAGTCCAAGCAGGCCGCCGCCCGCGCGCAGATCGAGCTCTTCAGCGCCGCGCTGGACCAGTACCGACTCGACGTCGGATCATATCCGCCCGCAGGTGCCGGCCTCGAGGCGCTCGTGAGCAACCAGAACGTCCCCAACTGGAACGGTCCTTACCTCAAGAAGAACGTGGTCCCGGTGGACCCCTGGGGCAAGCCCTACCTGTACAAGTGCTGCCCGGGCGATCACGGCGACTTCGACATCTGGAGCCTCGGGGCCGACGGCGCCCCGGGCGGCGACGGGGAAAACGCCGACGTAACCTTGTGGTCGGTGAAATGA
- a CDS encoding GspH/FimT family pseudopilin: protein MKRGFTLIELAVTLFVLALGVAVAAPSLARGVDTVRARAETAGIATFLRAAREQAITHNRPYEVRVKTEEGIIELRTGETVLASRRLALGVRVIADPPTSRTVTFLPQGLSSGARLRVEGPGRRAYLVTVDALTGRVATRRIDT, encoded by the coding sequence ATGAAGCGCGGCTTCACCCTCATCGAACTGGCCGTGACGCTTTTCGTCCTGGCTCTCGGGGTCGCCGTGGCCGCCCCTTCGCTTGCGCGCGGCGTGGACACGGTGAGGGCGAGGGCGGAGACGGCGGGGATCGCGACCTTCCTCCGAGCCGCGCGCGAGCAGGCCATCACGCACAACCGCCCCTACGAGGTGCGGGTGAAGACGGAGGAAGGCATCATCGAGTTGCGCACCGGCGAGACAGTGCTGGCGAGCCGACGCCTCGCGCTCGGGGTCCGGGTGATTGCCGACCCGCCGACGAGTCGCACCGTCACCTTCCTGCCCCAGGGTCTCTCGAGCGGCGCCCGGCTCCGCGTGGAGGGGCCTGGGCGCAGGGCGTACCTCGTCACCGTGGATGCGCTGACCGGGCGGGTCGCCACCCGGAGAATCGATACATGA
- a CDS encoding prepilin-type N-terminal cleavage/methylation domain-containing protein, whose protein sequence is MSRRADAGFTLLEVLVAVVILSVTVVTLVQLASQGLRLLKLSSDYQEAVLLADRVTRAGDASIEGVETGQEGRFNWERRTRVVAVPDDLAPVGSASPRLLALSVAVRWGTGRTLEVATLRLAPATVTTR, encoded by the coding sequence ATGAGCCGCCGCGCGGACGCGGGCTTCACGCTCCTCGAGGTGCTGGTGGCCGTGGTCATCTTGAGCGTCACGGTGGTCACGTTGGTCCAGCTCGCCTCGCAGGGGCTCAGGCTGTTGAAACTCTCGAGCGACTACCAGGAGGCCGTGCTCCTGGCCGACCGCGTGACCCGGGCCGGCGATGCGTCCATCGAAGGTGTCGAGACCGGGCAGGAAGGCCGGTTCAACTGGGAGCGCCGGACCAGGGTCGTGGCGGTGCCGGATGACCTGGCGCCGGTTGGGAGCGCGTCCCCTCGCCTCCTCGCTCTCTCAGTGGCCGTGCGCTGGGGCACCGGGCGGACCCTGGAAGTGGCGACGCTGCGCCTGGCACCCGCCACCGTGACGACGCGATGA
- a CDS encoding prepilin-type N-terminal cleavage/methylation domain-containing protein, translating to MTPSRQRGFTLVEVVIALTIVATLLVVMFGSLRVGLAAWQRGDERAEVLERARSITQIVTRTLGAAHPYMTAPQGREAPRLLFEGAPDRVAFVTAVPPFPTAAPIAFTAVTLSQDAGPVPGLAVRQKPLPNEEPFDRGLQPALVDGTVSDVRFRYLRESDRVWTERWDAAQEKALPLAVEITLTIVQAGRSAPQPPLIVSLPVRTP from the coding sequence ATGACGCCCTCACGGCAGCGGGGCTTCACCCTGGTGGAGGTGGTCATCGCGCTCACCATAGTGGCCACGCTGCTCGTCGTCATGTTCGGAAGCCTGCGGGTAGGGCTGGCGGCCTGGCAGCGCGGGGACGAGCGCGCCGAGGTCCTCGAGCGCGCGCGGAGCATCACCCAGATCGTCACGCGTACATTGGGAGCCGCGCATCCGTATATGACCGCGCCGCAGGGACGGGAGGCGCCCCGCCTCCTCTTCGAGGGAGCGCCGGATCGAGTGGCCTTCGTCACCGCGGTGCCGCCCTTCCCGACGGCCGCGCCCATTGCCTTCACCGCTGTGACGCTGTCCCAAGATGCCGGGCCGGTGCCGGGGCTTGCCGTGCGTCAGAAGCCGCTGCCGAACGAGGAGCCTTTTGACCGCGGCCTCCAGCCCGCCCTCGTGGACGGGACCGTCAGCGATGTCCGTTTCCGCTATCTGAGAGAATCGGACCGCGTGTGGACAGAACGCTGGGACGCCGCTCAGGAGAAGGCGCTCCCCCTGGCGGTCGAGATAACGCTCACCATCGTCCAGGCGGGGCGGAGCGCCCCGCAGCCGCCGCTCATCGTCTCGCTCCCCGTGAGGACTCCGTGA
- a CDS encoding PilN domain-containing protein, whose translation MKARAGLFVDENRLALAVLSGRGTVECVAFDAGENLGPLVAGELDSRGYKRRRLRVGLDRGLAVVKVLELPRAEGSNLGEMVRFELDRHVPFPAEDVAWDWRLNPGRADGPIRVLVGACERRRVDQALGLVREARRRPATLSVACHDLCGLLPRKIEAKRAVWAHRHDGRTDLVFLSRGVVRLSRTVPAETPHELVREIQRSLALLQWRDCEALWISGDETERFLSAPSLAELGAAVSAPPYSADARALVESLPGERHGAAVLALAVAFSSRRPRIDFLPPALRPRRASPGQLVTAAMLAITALLGLGVLGAQVWQRERYVTRLSQEIRRLDPEVKAVERLAAEVAQKKRLVAALQGVPARGLRPLPFMRDLTALVPQDSWLQALNMDTQGVEIIGQAGTASALIPTLEASPWLERVEFTSPVTKGQGKEQFRLRASWERH comes from the coding sequence ATGAAAGCGCGCGCCGGGCTCTTCGTGGACGAGAACAGGCTTGCGCTGGCCGTCCTGTCCGGCCGCGGGACGGTGGAGTGCGTCGCGTTCGACGCGGGCGAGAACCTCGGGCCGCTCGTCGCGGGCGAGCTCGACAGCCGCGGCTACAAGCGGCGCCGGCTGCGCGTGGGCCTCGACCGCGGCCTCGCCGTTGTCAAGGTGCTCGAGCTGCCGCGCGCGGAGGGCAGCAACCTCGGCGAGATGGTTCGCTTCGAGTTGGACCGGCATGTCCCCTTTCCGGCCGAGGACGTCGCCTGGGACTGGCGCCTCAATCCCGGCAGGGCCGACGGCCCGATCCGCGTGCTGGTCGGGGCCTGCGAGCGGCGCCGGGTGGACCAGGCGCTCGGCCTCGTGCGAGAGGCCCGGCGTCGGCCCGCGACGCTCTCGGTGGCCTGCCACGATCTCTGCGGGCTGCTCCCGCGCAAGATCGAGGCCAAGCGCGCCGTCTGGGCGCATCGCCACGACGGCCGTACCGACCTCGTCTTCCTCAGTCGCGGCGTCGTACGCCTGAGCCGGACGGTGCCCGCCGAGACGCCCCACGAGCTCGTGCGCGAGATCCAGCGAAGCCTGGCGCTGCTCCAGTGGCGCGACTGCGAGGCGCTGTGGATCTCGGGCGACGAGACCGAGCGCTTCCTGTCCGCCCCCTCGCTGGCAGAGCTCGGAGCCGCCGTCTCGGCGCCTCCGTATTCGGCGGACGCCCGCGCGCTCGTTGAGTCGCTGCCCGGGGAGCGGCACGGCGCCGCCGTCCTGGCTCTCGCCGTCGCCTTCAGCTCGCGCAGGCCGCGCATCGACTTCCTCCCGCCCGCGCTCAGGCCGCGGCGCGCCTCACCCGGCCAGCTCGTCACCGCCGCGATGCTCGCCATCACGGCGCTCCTCGGCCTGGGAGTCCTGGGCGCCCAGGTCTGGCAGCGCGAGCGCTACGTGACCCGGCTCTCTCAGGAGATCAGGCGGCTCGACCCGGAGGTCAAGGCCGTGGAGCGGCTCGCCGCAGAGGTGGCGCAGAAGAAGCGGCTCGTGGCGGCGCTCCAAGGGGTCCCGGCCCGCGGGCTGCGCCCGCTGCCGTTCATGCGCGATCTGACGGCGCTCGTCCCGCAGGACTCCTGGCTCCAGGCGCTCAACATGGACACCCAGGGCGTGGAGATCATCGGCCAGGCCGGGACGGCGAGCGCGCTGATCCCCACCCTCGAGGCCTCGCCCTGGCTCGAGCGCGTCGAGTTCACCTCGCCCGTGACCAAGGGCCAGGGCAAGGAGCAATTCCGCCTCCGCGCCAGCTGGGAGCGGCACTAG
- the gspM gene encoding type II secretion system protein GspM, whose translation MLILRRRERTLIGLALAGLLLVALYLYVVEPLVNRARDLTELAPAREATLESRRRLVAQRARLTEELAEATLAVEKQAARLLPGPTAPLAASELQKVVKEVAAGANVEVRSERVMPPADMAGLQEVPIELTVAGSIRETVALLYQIEHTPRLLTVKDVKVRVVGIGQPRGLLTTLTVAGYLLPAPAAGSN comes from the coding sequence ATGCTGATCCTGAGGCGTCGCGAGCGCACCCTGATCGGGCTGGCCCTGGCCGGGCTTCTGCTTGTCGCCCTGTATCTCTACGTCGTCGAGCCGCTGGTCAACCGGGCCCGCGATCTGACCGAGCTGGCCCCGGCACGCGAGGCCACGCTCGAGTCGCGCCGGCGCCTCGTCGCGCAGCGCGCGCGGCTCACCGAGGAGCTGGCCGAGGCGACGCTGGCCGTCGAGAAGCAGGCGGCGCGACTCCTGCCCGGGCCGACGGCGCCGCTGGCGGCCTCGGAGCTTCAGAAGGTGGTCAAGGAAGTGGCCGCGGGGGCCAACGTGGAGGTGCGCAGCGAGCGCGTCATGCCGCCCGCCGACATGGCCGGGCTCCAGGAAGTGCCGATCGAGCTGACCGTGGCCGGGAGCATCCGCGAGACCGTGGCTCTCCTCTACCAGATCGAGCACACGCCAAGGCTGCTGACCGTCAAGGACGTCAAGGTGCGCGTGGTGGGCATCGGCCAGCCGCGCGGACTGCTGACCACCCTCACCGTCGCGGGCTATCTGCTGCCTGCGCCGGCCGCTGGGAGCAACTAG
- a CDS encoding type II secretion system protein N, whose product MSRRLLVINVALGIVSVVLAVGIFRTLLAKRPLPPPSAPRAVSAPAPAVAAQAGDAGPGAYSVVAARNLFNPSRSETAAVAAAPVSKPILHGVVMNGSKSRAFLEDPTFKRVAGYSVGDTVGGGTLDKIADDRVVITRPEGPLEILLQDPAKPRATPTAAAAPAQVGPAQVGPAQVGSPPSLVPPAIPQMRQGIPPQRQPGQ is encoded by the coding sequence GTGTCGCGGCGACTGCTCGTGATCAACGTGGCGCTCGGGATCGTGAGCGTCGTGCTGGCCGTGGGCATATTCCGGACGCTCCTCGCGAAGCGGCCCCTGCCGCCGCCGTCGGCGCCGAGGGCCGTGAGCGCGCCGGCGCCCGCGGTGGCCGCCCAGGCCGGCGACGCCGGGCCGGGCGCGTACTCGGTCGTCGCGGCACGGAACCTCTTCAATCCAAGCCGGAGCGAGACCGCGGCGGTGGCGGCGGCGCCCGTCTCGAAGCCCATCCTCCACGGCGTCGTGATGAACGGGTCCAAGAGCCGGGCCTTCCTCGAGGATCCGACGTTCAAGCGCGTGGCCGGCTACTCGGTGGGCGACACGGTGGGAGGCGGCACGCTCGACAAGATCGCCGACGACCGCGTGGTGATCACGCGCCCCGAGGGCCCGCTCGAGATCCTGCTCCAGGACCCCGCCAAACCGAGGGCAACGCCCACGGCGGCCGCAGCGCCGGCCCAGGTCGGGCCGGCCCAGGTCGGGCCGGCCCAGGTCGGATCGCCGCCGAGCCTGGTTCCTCCCGCTATCCCACAGATGAGGCAGGGCATTCCGCCCCAGAGGCAGCCGGGCCAATGA
- the gspD gene encoding type II secretion system secretin GspD — MRPPEPAPEPRPPATPQPPAPPTPGTPAAANIVFNFDSADVEVVIQAAAEIVGFNYVLAPAVRGRKVTVQTIGRIASDDVFNVLLTILDVNGLAAVRSGNLYRIIPREGAPQSSVRIVVGRDVSPLRASDEIVTQIVPLKYISAADAVNLLRPFVALQGAVTSHRETNLLIITDTASNIRRLLDILKLADVQVALDELQVIPIKNADAQELSVLLNQMFSTGRLRTGAAALGLPVAAPGPTGAPATPRPAGTDGGQGADRAPLIVAERRSNSLVIHARKQEIETILQLIAKLDVDIYGGQRVFIYFVEYSKAKDLAATLEAVYGRAAAQGTRSPGAPPGSLPLGTRSPLTSQAPPALPTTTPGLGGVGGLEGEGGQAQADLRFISDEITNAIIVTTHPRRWKEIGETIKTLDRLARQVLIEVLVAEVVLKDDTKLGIEWAVRNGRFVFTDTAKGVVASRPPQDLIPGPGSLGGGNVLAGFNMFTFAANEFIAALNALATENRVNILSNPSIMTSENKKAVINVSTSVPIVTAQQVPVATGGTTGFSITQTVEYKDVGIILTVTPRIGEHGTVSLDVKQEVNDVLPLTGVGPNNSPSFSKREAETSVVLLNNQTLVLGGLIQSKRSFIRNGIPFLSRIPVLGYLFGSTEEIIDKTELLLLITPRVIGTALDAARVTEQMRKVTPELGQSFKLAPPRPPATATPPPIPPPSR; from the coding sequence GTGCGTCCGCCTGAGCCAGCTCCGGAGCCGCGGCCCCCGGCGACCCCGCAACCCCCGGCGCCGCCGACACCGGGCACCCCGGCCGCCGCCAACATCGTCTTCAACTTCGACAGTGCCGACGTCGAGGTGGTGATCCAGGCGGCGGCCGAGATCGTGGGCTTCAACTACGTGCTGGCGCCAGCCGTGCGGGGGCGGAAGGTCACCGTCCAGACCATCGGACGCATCGCCAGCGACGACGTCTTCAACGTGCTCCTGACCATCCTCGACGTCAACGGGCTGGCCGCCGTGCGCTCGGGCAACCTCTACCGCATCATCCCCCGCGAGGGCGCGCCGCAGTCGTCCGTGAGGATCGTGGTCGGACGGGACGTCAGCCCGTTGCGTGCGAGCGACGAGATCGTGACCCAGATCGTGCCGCTCAAGTACATCAGCGCGGCGGACGCGGTCAATCTGCTCCGCCCCTTCGTGGCGCTCCAGGGCGCCGTGACGTCGCACCGCGAGACCAATCTCCTGATCATCACCGACACGGCCTCCAACATCCGGCGCCTGCTCGACATCCTGAAACTGGCCGACGTGCAGGTGGCGCTGGACGAGCTGCAGGTCATCCCGATCAAGAACGCCGATGCCCAGGAGCTGTCCGTGCTCCTCAACCAGATGTTCTCGACGGGCCGCCTGCGCACGGGCGCGGCAGCGCTCGGGCTGCCGGTGGCGGCGCCGGGACCGACCGGGGCGCCCGCGACGCCGCGGCCGGCCGGGACCGATGGGGGCCAGGGCGCCGATCGCGCGCCGCTCATCGTCGCCGAGCGCCGTTCCAATTCGCTCGTGATCCACGCGCGGAAGCAGGAAATAGAGACCATCCTTCAGTTGATCGCCAAGCTTGACGTAGACATCTACGGCGGCCAGCGCGTCTTCATCTACTTTGTCGAGTACAGCAAGGCGAAGGACCTGGCCGCCACGCTCGAGGCCGTCTACGGGCGCGCCGCGGCGCAGGGCACCCGGTCCCCCGGCGCGCCGCCCGGCTCTCTCCCCCTGGGCACCCGGTCGCCGCTGACCTCACAGGCTCCGCCTGCTTTGCCGACTACGACCCCAGGTCTGGGGGGGGTCGGCGGGCTCGAGGGGGAGGGCGGCCAGGCACAGGCCGATCTCCGTTTCATCTCCGACGAAATCACCAACGCCATCATCGTCACGACGCATCCGCGGCGCTGGAAGGAGATCGGGGAGACGATCAAGACACTCGACCGCCTGGCGCGGCAGGTGCTGATCGAGGTACTGGTCGCCGAGGTCGTGCTCAAGGACGATACCAAGCTCGGCATCGAGTGGGCGGTGCGCAACGGTCGCTTCGTGTTCACCGACACCGCGAAAGGCGTGGTGGCGAGCCGCCCGCCGCAGGACCTCATCCCGGGCCCGGGCAGCCTGGGCGGCGGGAACGTGCTCGCCGGCTTCAACATGTTCACCTTCGCGGCCAACGAGTTCATCGCCGCGCTGAACGCGCTCGCCACCGAGAACAGGGTCAATATATTGTCGAACCCGTCCATCATGACCAGCGAGAACAAGAAGGCGGTCATCAACGTCTCGACCTCCGTGCCCATCGTCACCGCCCAGCAGGTGCCCGTGGCGACGGGCGGCACCACCGGATTCTCCATCACGCAGACGGTCGAGTACAAGGACGTGGGCATCATCCTGACGGTCACCCCGCGCATCGGCGAGCACGGCACGGTCTCGCTCGACGTCAAGCAGGAGGTCAACGACGTCCTTCCGCTCACCGGCGTTGGGCCGAACAACTCGCCGAGCTTCAGCAAGCGCGAGGCGGAAACCTCCGTGGTCCTGCTGAACAACCAGACGCTCGTGCTGGGCGGCCTCATCCAGAGCAAGCGCTCCTTCATCCGGAACGGCATCCCCTTCCTCAGCCGAATCCCGGTGCTGGGCTACCTCTTCGGCTCCACCGAGGAGATCATCGATAAGACCGAGCTGCTGCTCCTGATCACCCCCCGCGTGATCGGCACGGCCCTTGACGCAGCCCGTGTGACGGAGCAGATGCGCAAGGTCACGCCGGAGCTCGGGCAGTCCTTCAAGCTGGCCCCCCCGCGGCCGCCGGCGACCGCCACCCCGCCGCCCATACCGCCCCCGTCCCGCTAG
- the lptF gene encoding LPS export ABC transporter permease LptF produces the protein MPRILDRYVLRELIAPLGISVGVFTFFLVIDRVYQLTDLVITKQVPLRLVLLLLAFLLPPLLALTLPVALLLAVLISCGRLAGDFEVAALKASGVSPRRLLLPFLAAGLTVSLLVAWLTLVVNPWAAAAFQNNLFEILQSRAVTGIQERTFNTAFAPIVLYVQEVSPSQVALRGVLASDERDLALSRVIVAREGRVLADQRTRRVTLRFIDGSINETDAADPRRFRHTTFALYDMNVELRPPGASSKQDTKPETEMSLGQLMAAASLHARDGMMAAPYRIEIHKRFALPVAALIFVLVAFPLGIHSQRGGRGVALASGFAIMMSYYTLSSSLDELPLSGKLPAAVAIWLPNALFGLLGLVLLRAETVGMPKGWLELARSVATRLRWSAVGRARKATVARQPARLRGPRASTFVVDRYLLREYLLLLGISVLIGSVLTVVVDLLQSLDRFLRSKPPWAYIAQHFLYLLPRELYKGLPLIVLVSTVFLFLSLTRQRELDALKAAGVSLYRTCVPVLAMALLISLAALVFQEMALPEITVRAEEVDRVKIRGFPPRHLLRQGQIWYRSSDTRFLRIALLDPASKTLDGLVLLDVDGEFHLLDRLDVARAQWTPEGWQMWGGILRRINPAGRVTSTTFQHELVDMPEHVDDFIRVQRLPDTMSFLELRAYVAKLRSGGYQVGAYLVQLHSKLSFPLVHVIMALIAIPFALSSPRRGGRAVGIGVALVIAVGYWMVDAVAVAFGRADLLPPVLAAWTANIIFAGVGTVLLLKART, from the coding sequence ATGCCTCGCATCCTGGACCGCTATGTCCTCCGCGAGCTGATCGCGCCCTTGGGGATCAGCGTCGGCGTCTTCACCTTCTTTCTCGTCATCGACCGGGTCTATCAATTGACCGACCTGGTAATCACGAAGCAGGTCCCGTTGCGGCTCGTGCTCCTCTTGCTCGCGTTCCTGCTCCCACCGCTGTTGGCCCTGACGCTGCCCGTCGCGTTGCTCCTCGCCGTCCTGATCTCGTGCGGACGGCTCGCCGGCGACTTCGAAGTCGCCGCGCTCAAGGCGTCGGGCGTGAGCCCCCGCAGGCTGCTTCTGCCGTTTCTGGCCGCGGGTCTCACGGTGAGCCTCCTCGTAGCCTGGTTGACGCTGGTCGTGAACCCGTGGGCGGCCGCGGCATTCCAGAATAACCTCTTCGAGATCTTGCAGAGCCGCGCAGTGACGGGCATACAGGAGCGGACGTTCAACACCGCGTTTGCGCCGATCGTGCTGTATGTCCAAGAGGTGAGTCCATCGCAGGTCGCGCTCCGTGGTGTGCTCGCGTCGGACGAACGAGACCTGGCGCTGTCGCGCGTCATCGTGGCGCGAGAGGGGCGGGTCCTGGCCGACCAGCGGACCCGTCGAGTGACACTCCGCTTCATCGACGGCTCCATCAACGAAACCGACGCGGCAGACCCACGACGGTTCCGGCACACCACATTCGCCCTCTACGACATGAACGTGGAGTTGAGGCCGCCCGGCGCTTCGTCCAAGCAGGACACAAAGCCGGAAACGGAAATGTCGCTCGGTCAGCTCATGGCGGCCGCGAGCCTCCACGCGCGTGACGGAATGATGGCGGCGCCGTATCGCATCGAGATCCACAAGCGTTTTGCCTTGCCGGTCGCAGCGCTCATCTTCGTGCTTGTCGCGTTCCCCCTGGGCATCCACTCCCAACGAGGCGGACGCGGGGTGGCGCTCGCGTCGGGCTTCGCCATCATGATGTCCTACTACACGCTGTCGTCCTCGCTGGACGAGCTGCCCCTCAGCGGGAAGCTGCCGGCCGCGGTCGCGATCTGGCTGCCGAACGCGCTGTTCGGCCTACTCGGCCTGGTGCTGCTCCGCGCAGAGACAGTCGGCATGCCCAAGGGCTGGCTCGAGCTCGCACGGAGCGTGGCGACGCGACTGCGCTGGTCCGCTGTCGGCCGAGCGAGAAAGGCGACCGTGGCGCGGCAGCCGGCCCGGCTCCGCGGGCCCCGAGCGTCGACCTTTGTCGTCGACCGGTATCTCCTGCGCGAGTACCTCCTGCTTCTCGGCATCAGCGTCCTAATCGGGAGCGTCTTGACGGTGGTCGTCGACCTGCTCCAAAGCCTGGACCGCTTCCTCCGGAGCAAGCCGCCGTGGGCCTATATCGCCCAACACTTCCTCTACCTGCTCCCTCGGGAGCTCTACAAGGGCCTCCCGCTGATCGTGCTGGTGTCCACGGTCTTCCTGTTCCTCTCGCTCACCCGCCAGCGCGAACTGGACGCCCTCAAGGCGGCCGGGGTCAGTCTGTACCGGACCTGCGTGCCTGTCCTGGCAATGGCGCTGCTCATCAGCCTGGCGGCCCTCGTATTTCAGGAAATGGCCCTGCCGGAGATCACCGTGAGGGCCGAAGAGGTGGATCGCGTCAAGATCCGCGGCTTCCCCCCGCGCCACCTCCTGCGGCAGGGTCAGATCTGGTACCGATCGTCAGACACGCGTTTTTTGCGGATCGCGCTCCTCGATCCCGCATCAAAGACCCTGGACGGCCTCGTGCTGCTGGATGTCGATGGGGAGTTTCACCTGCTGGACCGGCTGGATGTCGCCAGGGCGCAATGGACTCCGGAGGGCTGGCAGATGTGGGGCGGGATCCTGCGACGGATTAACCCTGCCGGTCGAGTCACGTCGACGACCTTCCAGCACGAGCTGGTCGACATGCCGGAGCACGTCGACGACTTCATCCGGGTCCAGAGACTGCCGGACACGATGAGCTTCCTCGAGCTGCGCGCCTACGTGGCGAAGCTCCGCTCGGGAGGGTACCAGGTGGGCGCCTACCTCGTGCAGCTCCACTCGAAGCTGTCATTCCCGCTCGTCCATGTCATCATGGCGCTCATCGCGATCCCTTTCGCGCTGAGCTCCCCGAGGCGCGGTGGCCGGGCGGTGGGTATCGGCGTGGCTCTCGTCATAGCGGTAGGCTACTGGATGGTCGACGCCGTGGCAGTGGCCTTTGGGCGGGCGGATCTTCTTCCCCCGGTTCTGGCGGCGTGGACGGCGAATATCATCTTTGCCGGGGTTGGGACCGTCCTGCTGCTCAAGGCCAGGACGTAA
- a CDS encoding O-antigen ligase family protein — protein MLAGKGMATARRVLLAAFVLGLGFSITLAQTALAILTLLWLGRLCGRETRDAVRWPLWRPVLAFGAVSVMSALFAAHPAEGLVACKKLLLVATLYVSTDELDSAERAERLLSALALVVAAAAMVGLLQVSFCPGHEADYGSPAWLYHRCARARGFFSSYMTLAGVLNLTLLVSLPRLLLDTTFRPWLATAWFASLGGLAATYTRGAWIGFASGVLALWPPIRRRRWLLVVGFLAMGVAVLAGPQHLRERVLTMTDPDDVTVKERTYMWRSGIAMWREHPWLGVGPGGVKREYRNYALAEASMKRTGHVHNSALQILVETGVAGLLAWLWLWAAFYTEAVRLFRRLPVAAIRERALVAGSIAAITGFLVAGMSEHNFGDSEVVMLAWMIMALPFTVRGARTGGKPETP, from the coding sequence GTGCTCGCCGGCAAGGGGATGGCCACCGCTCGTCGCGTGCTCCTGGCGGCGTTTGTCCTGGGTCTCGGGTTCTCCATCACCCTCGCCCAGACTGCGCTCGCCATCCTGACGCTGCTCTGGCTCGGCAGGCTGTGCGGTCGCGAGACTCGCGATGCCGTGCGCTGGCCCCTCTGGCGCCCCGTGCTGGCTTTCGGCGCGGTCAGCGTGATGTCGGCTCTTTTCGCAGCGCATCCGGCCGAAGGCCTGGTCGCCTGCAAGAAGCTCCTGCTCGTTGCGACTCTCTATGTCTCAACTGACGAGCTCGACTCCGCCGAGCGTGCCGAGCGCCTTCTGTCAGCCCTCGCGCTCGTCGTCGCGGCGGCGGCCATGGTAGGACTTCTCCAGGTGAGCTTCTGCCCGGGCCACGAGGCTGACTACGGCTCCCCGGCCTGGCTCTACCACCGCTGCGCCCGTGCCCGCGGATTCTTCAGCAGCTACATGACGCTGGCGGGGGTGCTGAACCTGACGCTGCTGGTGAGCCTGCCGCGGCTGCTTCTGGATACGACGTTTCGCCCGTGGCTCGCGACCGCTTGGTTTGCGAGCCTCGGGGGGCTTGCGGCGACATATACGCGGGGCGCCTGGATCGGCTTCGCCTCCGGCGTCCTTGCCCTCTGGCCTCCGATCCGGCGGCGGCGCTGGCTCCTGGTGGTCGGGTTCCTGGCGATGGGCGTGGCGGTCCTGGCCGGTCCCCAGCACCTACGCGAGCGGGTCCTGACGATGACGGATCCCGACGATGTCACCGTCAAGGAGCGGACCTACATGTGGCGCAGCGGGATCGCCATGTGGCGGGAGCACCCGTGGCTGGGGGTGGGGCCGGGCGGCGTCAAGCGCGAATACCGTAACTACGCGCTGGCCGAGGCCTCGATGAAGCGCACGGGTCACGTGCATAACTCTGCGCTCCAGATCCTCGTGGAGACGGGCGTGGCCGGCTTGCTGGCGTGGCTGTGGCTATGGGCCGCGTTCTACACCGAGGCGGTGCGTCTGTTTCGGCGGCTGCCGGTGGCGGCCATCAGAGAGCGCGCCCTGGTAGCTGGAAGCATCGCGGCCATCACGGGCTTTCTGGTCGCGGGGATGTCGGAGCACAACTTCGGCGATTCCGAGGTGGTCATGCTCGCGTGGATGATCATGGCGCTGCCGTTCACGGTGCGAGGCGCGCGAACGGGCGGCAAGCCCGAAACGCCTTGA